DNA from Bordetella genomosp. 13:
ATGGGCTGTTCACCGTGGCGCAGGCGAGGAAGATCTGATGAAAGTCGTTGCATTGAGCATCCTCGCGGCCGCCGCGGCGCTGGCCATAGGCCTGGGCTGGTCCTGGACCATCACGCCCATCGTGTTCGGGCTGACCTATGCCATCGCGGCGCTGGGCGTCTCGGTCATGGCGCGGGCGGGCCAGGTGTCGTTCGGCCATGCCATGTACGCCTGCATCTCGGCTTACACCGTCGCCTTCCTGGCCCGCGCCATGCCGCAGGCCGACGCGCTGCTGCTGATCCTGGCCGGCGTGGCGGCCAGCTTTGCCGCGGCGCTGGTGGTGGGTTCGTTCGTGGTGCGCTACCGCGGCATCTTCTTCGGCATGCTGAACCTGGCGCTGAGCATGGTGCTGTTCGCGCTGCTGGGCAAGCTCTACACCATCACGGGCGGGTCGGACGGGCTGCGCATCGTGCGCCCCACCCTGGCCGGCTTCGCGCTGGAGCGGGCCGACTTCGAACGCGGCCTGCTGTTGCTGACCCTGCTGCTTTCGCTGCTGCTGGCTTGGTGGGTGCAGCGCTACTTCCGCTCGGGCAGCGGCCAGGCGCTGGCGGCGATCAAGACCAACGAGACCCGCATCGAATACCTGGGCTTCTCGGCCTACGCCATCATGTGGAAGGGCTATCTGCTGTCGGCCGTGGTGGTGGGCGTGTCGGGCGCGCTGCTGGCCCTGATGCAGGGCCTGGTGACGCCCGACATCGGCTCGTGGCTGCGTTCGGGCGAGTTCGTGTTCATCACCATCCTGGGCGGCGCCGGCCATGCGGCCGGGCCGTTCCTGGGCGCGGCTGCCTTCGAGACGGTGAAGCTGGCCTCCGGCGCCTACTTCCCGGGCCTGTGGCAGTTCGTGCTCGGGCTAACGCTGATCCTGGTGATCTTCCTGTTTCCCACCGGCTTCGTGGGCCAGATCGTGAAGCGGCTGGGCGCGAGACGTCCCCGCGACAAGCGTCTGGACCAGCCGCAACGACGGAGTGTGCAGGCATGAGCGCGCTGATCAAGACCACTGGGCTGTACCTGGCCTTCGGCGGCGTGGTGGCCGCCGACAACATCGACTTCGAGCTGCACGAGGGCGAACGGCTGGCCGTCATCGGCCAGAACGGTGCGGGCAAGACCACCTTCATCAACATCTGCACCGGCTATCTGCGGCCCGCGCGCGGCAAGGTGTACTTCGACGGGCGCGACGTGACCGCCATGGCGCCGCGCCGCATCGTGCGGCTGGGCCTGGGCAGGTCCTTCCAGCTGCCGCAGCTGTTCACCGAACACACGGTCAGGCAGTGCGTGGAAATCGCCACGGCGCGGCGCAACCGCGACCTGAGCTGGTTCCGCCCGCTGGAAAGCACCATAGACGGCCGCGAGGTCGAGGCCACGCTGGAACTGGTGGGACTGCGCGAGGACGCCGACGAGGCCAGCATCGAACTGCCGGAAGGCAAGCGCAAACTGCTGGACGTGGCCATGGCGCTGGCCCTGCAGCCCAAGCTGCTGATCATGGACGAGCCCACCAGCGGCGTCGCGTCGGAAGACAAGCACGTGCTGATGGAAACGGTGATGGCCGCGCTGGCCGAGCGCCGCGTCACGAGCTGGTTCGTCGAGCACGACGTCGACATCGTGTCGCGCTACGCCACGCGGGTGGCCGCATGGATCGCCGGCAAGGTGGCCGCGGACGGGCGCCCCGAGGACG
Protein-coding regions in this window:
- a CDS encoding ABC transporter ATP-binding protein; its protein translation is MSALIKTTGLYLAFGGVVAADNIDFELHEGERLAVIGQNGAGKTTFINICTGYLRPARGKVYFDGRDVTAMAPRRIVRLGLGRSFQLPQLFTEHTVRQCVEIATARRNRDLSWFRPLESTIDGREVEATLELVGLREDADEASIELPEGKRKLLDVAMALALQPKLLIMDEPTSGVASEDKHVLMETVMAALAERRVTSWFVEHDVDIVSRYATRVAAWIAGKVAADGRPEDVLSHPQIKSEVLGA
- a CDS encoding branched-chain amino acid ABC transporter permease — encoded protein: MKVVALSILAAAAALAIGLGWSWTITPIVFGLTYAIAALGVSVMARAGQVSFGHAMYACISAYTVAFLARAMPQADALLLILAGVAASFAAALVVGSFVVRYRGIFFGMLNLALSMVLFALLGKLYTITGGSDGLRIVRPTLAGFALERADFERGLLLLTLLLSLLLAWWVQRYFRSGSGQALAAIKTNETRIEYLGFSAYAIMWKGYLLSAVVVGVSGALLALMQGLVTPDIGSWLRSGEFVFITILGGAGHAAGPFLGAAAFETVKLASGAYFPGLWQFVLGLTLILVIFLFPTGFVGQIVKRLGARRPRDKRLDQPQRRSVQA